The Arachis ipaensis cultivar K30076 chromosome B07, Araip1.1, whole genome shotgun sequence genome includes a window with the following:
- the LOC107606906 gene encoding uncharacterized protein LOC107606906 — MQRAGNIVVHRFNRRNEVFEVREMPNGKVLVVDLARRTCDCGHFQVERLPCRHVIAYCANQRLNCQLYVHDVYRMTETHKVYRFEFVPLGDVETWPAYYGPTLVANPALRRTLKGRPKLTRYLNEMDSCDMRGPQICRLCGAQDHSRSRCPQRVRPSGAGDIGPP; from the coding sequence ATGCAACGTGCTGGAAATATAGTTGTGCACCGGTTTAATAGACGAAACGAGGTGTTTGAGGTGCGTGAAATGCCTAACGGAAAGGTGTTGGTAGTTGATCTTGCGCGACGGACGTGTGACTGTGGGCACTTTCAGGTAGAACGACTACCATGTCGACATGTTATTGCTTACTGTGCCAACCAGCGACTCAATTGCCAGCTGTATGTGCATGATGTGTACAGGATGACAGAGACTCATAAGGTCTACAGATTTGAGTTCGTACCATTAGGTGATGTAGAGACATGGCCTGCTTATTATGGACCCACATTGGTCGCTAATCCTGCCTTGAGGCGCACGTTGAAAGGTCGTCCCAAGTTAACCCGATACTTGAATGAAATGGATTCATGCGACATGCGTGGTCCTCAGATATGCCGTCTATGTGGTGCTCAGGATCATAGTCGGAGTCGATGTCCCCAACGTGTTAGACCAAGTGGTGCTGGTGACATTGGTCCTCCCTAg